One window from the genome of Streptococcus halotolerans encodes:
- the rplN gene encoding 50S ribosomal protein L14: protein MIQQETRLKVADNSGAREILTIKVLGGSGRKFANIGDVIVASVKQATPGGAVKKGDVVKAVIVRTKSGARRPDGSYIKFDENAAVIIRDDKTPRGTRIFGPVARELREGGYMKIVSLAPEVL from the coding sequence ATGATTCAACAAGAAACTCGCTTGAAAGTTGCTGATAATAGCGGTGCTCGTGAGATCTTGACTATCAAAGTACTTGGTGGTTCAGGACGTAAATTTGCTAACATCGGTGACGTTATCGTTGCTTCTGTCAAACAAGCTACACCAGGTGGAGCTGTTAAAAAAGGTGATGTTGTCAAAGCTGTTATCGTTCGTACAAAATCTGGTGCACGCCGTCCAGACGGTTCATACATCAAATTTGACGAAAATGCGGCAGTAATCATCCGTGATGATAAAACGCCTCGCGGAACTCGTATCTTCGGCCCTGTTGCACGTGAATTGCGTGAAGGTGGCTATATGAAGATTGTATCACTTGCACCAGAAGTACTTTAA
- the rpsH gene encoding 30S ribosomal protein S8 → MVMTDPIADFLTRIRNANQAKHEVLEVPASNIKKGIAEILKREGFVKNVEIIEDDKQGIIRVFLKYGQNGERVITNLKRISKPGLRVYSKREDVPKVLNGLGIAIISTSEGVLTDKEARQKNVGGEVLAYVW, encoded by the coding sequence ATGGTTATGACTGACCCAATTGCAGACTTTTTGACACGTATTCGTAACGCAAACCAAGCGAAACACGAAGTGCTTGAAGTACCTGCATCAAATATTAAAAAAGGGATTGCTGAAATCCTTAAACGTGAAGGTTTTGTAAAAAACGTTGAAATTATCGAAGATGATAAACAAGGTATCATTCGTGTTTTCCTTAAATATGGACAAAACGGTGAACGTGTTATCACAAACTTGAAACGTATCTCAAAACCAGGTCTTCGTGTTTACTCAAAACGTGAAGATGTTCCTAAAGTTCTTAATGGACTTGGAATTGCGATTATTTCAACATCAGAAGGTGTTTTGACAGATAAAGAAGCTCGTCAAAAGAACGTTGGTGGAGAAGTGCTTGCTTACGTTTGGTAA
- the rplX gene encoding 50S ribosomal protein L24, with the protein MFVKKGDKVRVIAGKDKGVEAVVLKALPKVNKVVVEGVGIVKKHQRPNNENPQGAIVEVEAPIHASNVQVLDKNGVAGRVGYKVVDGKKVRYNKKSGEVLD; encoded by the coding sequence ATGTTTGTAAAAAAAGGCGACAAAGTTCGCGTTATTGCTGGTAAGGACAAAGGCGTTGAAGCTGTAGTTCTTAAAGCACTTCCGAAAGTAAACAAAGTTGTTGTTGAAGGTGTTGGAATTGTTAAAAAACACCAACGTCCAAATAACGAAAACCCTCAAGGTGCTATCGTAGAAGTTGAAGCACCAATCCACGCATCAAATGTTCAAGTTCTTGACAAAAACGGTGTTGCTGGACGTGTTGGTTACAAAGTTGTTGACGGCAAAAAAGTTCGTTACAACAAAAAATCAGGCGAAGTTCTTGATTAA
- the rpmD gene encoding 50S ribosomal protein L30, protein MAQIKITLTKSPIGRKPEQRKTVVALGLGKLNSSVIKEDNAAIRGMVTAISHLVTVEDVK, encoded by the coding sequence ATGGCTCAAATTAAAATTACTTTGACTAAGTCTCCAATCGGTCGCAAACCAGAACAACGTAAAACAGTTGTTGCCCTTGGACTTGGCAAATTAAACTCATCAGTTATTAAAGAAGATAACGCAGCTATCCGTGGTATGGTTACTGCAATCTCTCACTTGGTAACTGTTGAAGATGTAAAATAA
- a CDS encoding type Z 30S ribosomal protein S14: MAKKSMIAKNKRPAKFSTQAYTRCEKCGRPHSVYRKFQLCRVCFRELAYKGQIPGVTKASW; encoded by the coding sequence TTGGCTAAAAAATCTATGATTGCTAAGAACAAACGCCCTGCGAAGTTCTCTACGCAAGCTTACACTCGTTGCGAAAAGTGTGGACGCCCACATTCAGTTTACCGCAAATTCCAACTTTGCCGTGTTTGCTTCCGTGAATTGGCATATAAAGGTCAAATTCCTGGTGTGACAAAAGCTTCTTGGTAA
- the rplR gene encoding 50S ribosomal protein L18: MISKPDKNKLRQKRHRRVRGKLSGTADRPRLNIFRSNTGIYAQVIDDVAGVTLASASTLDKDVSKGTKTEQAVVVGKLVAERAVAKGISEVVFDRGGYLYHGRVKALADSARENGLKF; this comes from the coding sequence GTGATTTCGAAACCAGATAAAAACAAACTCCGCCAAAAACGTCATCGTCGCGTTCGCGGAAAACTCTCTGGAACTGCTGATCGCCCACGTTTGAACATCTTCCGTTCTAATACAGGCATCTACGCTCAAGTAATTGATGACGTAGCGGGTGTAACGCTCGCAAGTGCATCAACTCTTGATAAAGACGTTTCAAAAGGTACTAAAACCGAGCAAGCTGTTGTTGTCGGTAAACTTGTTGCTGAACGTGCAGTAGCTAAAGGTATTTCTGAAGTGGTGTTTGACCGCGGTGGATATCTCTATCACGGACGTGTTAAGGCTTTGGCTGATTCAGCTCGTGAAAACGGATTGAAATTCTAA
- the rplV gene encoding 50S ribosomal protein L22 has product MAEITSAKAMARTVRVSPRKTRLVLDTIRGKNVADAIAILKFTPNKAARVIEKTLNSAIANAENNFGLEKANLVVSETFANEGPTMKRFRPRAKGSASPINKRTTHVTVVVSEK; this is encoded by the coding sequence ATGGCAGAAATTACTTCAGCTAAAGCAATGGCTCGTACAGTTCGTGTTTCACCTCGTAAAACTCGTCTTGTCTTGGATACTATCCGTGGCAAAAACGTAGCCGATGCAATCGCAATCTTAAAATTCACTCCAAACAAAGCGGCTCGTGTTATTGAAAAAACGCTTAACTCAGCCATTGCTAATGCAGAAAACAACTTTGGTTTGGAAAAAGCTAACTTGGTAGTATCTGAAACATTCGCAAACGAAGGACCAACAATGAAACGTTTCCGTCCACGTGCGAAAGGATCAGCTTCACCAATCAACAAACGCACAACTCATGTCACAGTAGTTGTGTCAGAAAAATAA
- the rpsS gene encoding 30S ribosomal protein S19, which yields MGRSLKKGPFVDEHLMKKVEAQANDEKKKVIKTWSRRSTIFPSFIGYTIAVYDGRKHVPVYIQEDMVGHKLGEFAPTRTYKGHAADDKKTRR from the coding sequence ATGGGACGTAGTCTTAAAAAAGGACCTTTCGTCGATGAGCATTTGATGAAAAAAGTTGAAGCTCAAGCAAATGACGAAAAGAAAAAAGTAATTAAAACTTGGTCACGTCGTTCAACGATTTTCCCAAGTTTCATCGGTTATACAATCGCAGTTTATGATGGACGTAAGCATGTACCTGTTTACATTCAAGAAGACATGGTAGGTCACAAACTTGGTGAATTCGCACCAACTCGTACTTACAAAGGTCACGCTGCAGACGACAAGAAAACACGTAGATAA
- the rplO gene encoding 50S ribosomal protein L15, producing MKLHELKPAEGSRKVRNRVGRGTSSGNGKTSGRGQKGQKARSGGGVRLGFEGGQTPLFRRLPKRGFTNINAKEYALVSLDALNIFEDGTEVSPSVLKNAGVIKSEKSGVKILANGELTKKLDVKASKFSKAAEAAIVEKGGSVEVI from the coding sequence ATGAAACTTCATGAATTGAAACCTGCAGAAGGTTCTCGTAAAGTACGTAACCGTGTAGGTCGTGGTACATCATCTGGTAATGGTAAAACATCTGGACGCGGTCAAAAAGGTCAAAAAGCTCGTAGCGGTGGCGGTGTTCGTCTTGGTTTCGAGGGTGGACAAACACCATTGTTCCGTCGTCTTCCAAAACGCGGATTCACTAACATCAATGCTAAAGAATACGCCCTTGTAAGTCTTGATGCTTTGAATATTTTTGAAGATGGTACAGAAGTATCACCATCAGTTCTTAAAAATGCAGGCGTTATTAAATCTGAAAAATCAGGTGTTAAAATCCTTGCTAATGGTGAACTTACTAAGAAATTGGATGTTAAAGCATCTAAATTCTCAAAAGCAGCAGAAGCAGCTATCGTGGAAAAAGGTGGTTCTGTAGAAGTCATCTAA
- the rpmC gene encoding 50S ribosomal protein L29, with amino-acid sequence MKLQEIKDFVKELRGLSQEELAKKESELKKELFDLRFQAAAGQLDQTARLNEVKKQIARVKTVQSETK; translated from the coding sequence ATGAAACTTCAAGAAATTAAAGATTTTGTTAAAGAGCTTCGTGGACTTTCTCAAGAAGAACTTGCTAAGAAAGAAAGCGAACTTAAAAAAGAACTTTTTGATCTTCGTTTCCAAGCTGCAGCAGGTCAACTTGATCAAACTGCCCGTTTGAACGAAGTTAAAAAACAAATTGCACGTGTTAAAACTGTGCAATCTGAAACTAAATAA
- the rplF gene encoding 50S ribosomal protein L6, whose amino-acid sequence MSRIGNKVITLPAGVEISNKDNVVTVKGPKGELTREFNKNIEIKVEGTEVTLHRPNDSKEMKTIHGTTRANLNNMVVGVSEGFKKELEMRGVGYRAQLQGSKLVLSVGKSHQDEVEAPKGITFTVANPTSIVVEGINKEVVGQTAAYIRSLRSPEPYKGKGIRYVGEFVRRKEGKTGK is encoded by the coding sequence ATGTCACGTATTGGTAATAAAGTGATCACATTGCCTGCTGGTGTTGAAATCAGCAACAAAGACAATGTTGTTACTGTAAAAGGACCTAAAGGCGAACTTACTCGTGAGTTCAACAAAAACATTGAAATTAAAGTTGAAGGAACTGAAGTAACACTTCACCGTCCAAACGACTCAAAAGAAATGAAAACAATCCATGGTACAACTCGTGCTAACTTGAACAACATGGTTGTTGGTGTTTCTGAAGGTTTCAAAAAAGAACTTGAAATGCGTGGGGTTGGTTACCGTGCACAACTTCAAGGTTCTAAGCTTGTTCTTTCAGTCGGTAAATCTCACCAAGATGAAGTTGAAGCACCAAAAGGAATTACTTTCACAGTTGCTAACCCAACTTCAATTGTAGTTGAAGGTATCAATAAAGAAGTTGTTGGTCAAACAGCTGCTTACATCCGTAGCCTTCGTTCACCAGAACCATATAAAGGTAAAGGTATTCGCTACGTTGGTGAATTTGTTCGCCGTAAAGAAGGTAAAACAGGTAAATAA
- the rplP gene encoding 50S ribosomal protein L16 — protein MLVPKRVKHRREFRGKMRGEAKGGKQVDFGEYGLQATTSSWITNRQIEAARIAMTRYMKRGGKVWIKIFPHKSYTAKAIGVRMGSGKGAPEGWVSPVKRGKVMFEIAGVSEEVAREAFRLAGHKLPVKVKFVKREAE, from the coding sequence ATGTTAGTACCTAAACGTGTTAAACACCGTCGTGAATTCCGTGGTAAAATGCGCGGTGAAGCAAAAGGTGGAAAACAAGTAGACTTTGGTGAATACGGTCTCCAAGCTACTACAAGCTCATGGATTACAAACCGCCAAATCGAAGCTGCCCGTATCGCTATGACGCGTTACATGAAACGTGGTGGTAAAGTTTGGATTAAAATCTTCCCACACAAATCATACACTGCTAAAGCTATCGGTGTGCGTATGGGATCTGGTAAAGGTGCTCCTGAAGGTTGGGTATCACCAGTTAAACGTGGTAAAGTAATGTTCGAAATTGCTGGTGTTTCTGAAGAAGTAGCACGCGAAGCATTCCGTCTTGCTGGCCACAAATTACCAGTTAAAGTAAAATTCGTAAAACGTGAAGCAGAATAA
- the rpsC gene encoding 30S ribosomal protein S3, with protein MGQKVHPIGMRVGIIRDWDAKWYAEKEYADYLHEDLKIRKFINKELADASVSTIEIERAVNKVIVSLHTAKPGMVIGKGGSNVDALRAQLNKLTGKQVHINIIEIKSPDLDAHLVGENIARQLEQRVAFRRAQKQAIQRTMRAGAKGIKTQVSGRLNGADIARAEGYSEGTVPLHTLRADIDYAWEEADTTYGKLGVKVWIYRGEVLPARKNTKGGK; from the coding sequence GTGGGTCAAAAAGTACATCCAATTGGTATGCGTGTCGGAATCATCCGTGACTGGGATGCGAAATGGTATGCTGAAAAAGAATACGCGGATTACCTTCATGAAGATCTTAAAATTCGCAAATTCATCAACAAAGAATTGGCAGACGCTTCAGTTTCAACTATTGAAATCGAGCGTGCAGTAAATAAAGTTATTGTTTCACTTCACACTGCTAAACCAGGTATGGTTATCGGTAAAGGTGGATCAAATGTTGACGCTCTTCGTGCTCAACTTAACAAATTGACTGGAAAACAAGTACACATCAACATTATTGAAATCAAATCACCAGATTTAGATGCTCACCTTGTTGGTGAAAACATTGCTCGTCAACTTGAGCAACGTGTTGCTTTCCGTCGTGCTCAAAAACAAGCTATCCAACGTACAATGCGTGCCGGTGCAAAAGGTATTAAAACTCAAGTATCTGGTCGTTTGAACGGTGCTGATATCGCTCGTGCTGAAGGTTATTCAGAAGGAACTGTTCCACTTCACACACTTCGTGCGGATATCGATTATGCTTGGGAAGAAGCTGATACTACTTACGGTAAACTAGGTGTTAAAGTTTGGATCTACCGTGGGGAAGTTCTTCCAGCTCGTAAAAACACTAAAGGAGGCAAATAA
- the rpsQ gene encoding 30S ribosomal protein S17, with product MERNQRKTLVGRVVSDKMDKTITVVVETKRNHPVYGKRINYSKKYKAHDENNVAKEGDKVRIMETRPLSATKRFRLVEVVEEAVII from the coding sequence ATGGAACGTAATCAACGTAAAACTCTTGTTGGACGTGTCGTGTCAGACAAGATGGATAAAACAATCACTGTTGTAGTTGAAACTAAACGTAACCACCCAGTCTATGGTAAACGTATCAACTATTCAAAAAAATACAAAGCACATGACGAAAACAACGTTGCTAAAGAAGGCGACAAAGTTCGTATCATGGAAACTCGTCCACTCTCAGCTACAAAACGCTTCCGTCTTGTAGAAGTTGTGGAAGAAGCTGTTATTATCTAA
- the rpsE gene encoding 30S ribosomal protein S5, which translates to MAFKDNAVELEERVVAINRVTKVVKGGRNMRFAALVVVGDRNGHVGFGTGKSQEVPEAIRKAVEAAKKNMIEVPMAGTTIPHEVFTNFGGAKVLLKPAFEGSGVAAGGAVRAVIELAGVADVTSKSLGSNTPINIVRATVEGLKQLKRAEEVAELRGVSVSDLA; encoded by the coding sequence ATGGCATTTAAAGATAATGCAGTAGAACTTGAAGAGCGCGTAGTTGCAATCAACCGTGTTACAAAAGTTGTTAAAGGTGGACGCAATATGCGTTTTGCTGCACTTGTTGTTGTCGGTGACCGTAACGGTCACGTAGGATTTGGTACTGGTAAATCTCAAGAGGTTCCAGAAGCAATCCGTAAAGCTGTGGAAGCAGCTAAGAAAAATATGATTGAAGTACCTATGGCTGGTACAACGATTCCTCACGAAGTTTTCACTAACTTTGGTGGAGCAAAAGTATTGTTAAAACCAGCCTTTGAAGGTTCTGGTGTGGCTGCTGGTGGTGCTGTACGTGCTGTCATTGAATTAGCTGGTGTTGCAGATGTTACATCTAAATCACTTGGTTCAAACACACCAATCAATATTGTTCGTGCTACAGTTGAAGGTTTGAAACAACTTAAACGTGCTGAAGAAGTTGCAGAACTTCGTGGCGTTTCTGTTTCTGACTTGGCATAA
- the rplE gene encoding 50S ribosomal protein L5 — translation MANRLKEKYTNEVIPALTEKFNYSSVMAVPKVEKIVLNMGVGDAVNNAKNLEKAAAELATISGQKPLITKAKKSIAGFRLREGVAIGAKVTLRGERMYEFLDKLVSVSLPRVRDFHGVPTKSFDGRGNYTLGVKEQLIFPEINFDDVDKVRGMDIVIVTTANSDEEGRELLKGLGMPFAK, via the coding sequence ATGGCAAATCGTTTAAAAGAAAAATATACTAACGAAGTAATTCCTGCATTGACAGAGAAATTTAACTATTCATCAGTTATGGCTGTGCCTAAAGTTGAGAAAATCGTTCTTAACATGGGTGTTGGTGATGCTGTAAACAACGCTAAAAACCTTGAAAAAGCTGCTGCTGAATTGGCAACTATCTCAGGTCAAAAACCACTTATTACTAAAGCTAAGAAATCAATCGCTGGCTTCCGTCTTCGTGAAGGTGTAGCTATCGGTGCTAAAGTAACTCTTCGTGGCGAACGCATGTACGAGTTCCTTGATAAATTGGTTTCAGTTTCACTTCCACGTGTTCGTGACTTCCACGGTGTTCCAACAAAATCATTTGATGGACGTGGTAACTACACACTCGGTGTGAAAGAACAATTGATCTTCCCAGAAATCAACTTTGATGATGTTGATAAAGTTCGTGGTATGGATATCGTAATCGTAACAACTGCAAACTCTGACGAAGAAGGTCGCGAATTGCTTAAAGGCCTTGGTATGCCTTTTGCAAAATAA